A section of the Malus sylvestris chromosome 17, drMalSylv7.2, whole genome shotgun sequence genome encodes:
- the LOC126612591 gene encoding plastidic ATP/ADP-transporter-like, whose product MEGVLQTKGLLSLPSNPRTRVFQSSLGLKQRFFSTKPKTPAGFSLSSNGFQKFPSFVPKNYGVVPKERNLFICRAEAAAAASPGDGQPAFGEPEKPKVFGIETVTFKKIIPLGLMFFCILFNYTILRDTKDVLVVTAKGSSAEIIPFLKTWVNLPMAVGFMLLYTKLSNVLSKKALFYSVILPFIAFFGAFGFVLYPLSGYIHPEALADSLLNVLGPRFLGPLAILRIWSFCLFYVMAELWGSVVISVLFWGFANQITTVEEAKRFYPLFGLGANVALIFSGRTVKYFSKLRQNLGPGVDGWAMSLRGMMSIVVMLGFAICGLYWWVNAYVPLPTRSKKKKEKPKMGTMESLKFLVSSPYIRDLATLVVAYGISINVVEVTWKSKLKAQFPSPNEYSSFMGDFSTATGIATFTMMLLSQVIFEKYGWGVAAKITPTVLLLTGVGFFSLILFGGPLSPAIASLGMTPLLAAVYVGALQNIFSKSAKYSLFDPCKEMAYIPLDEDTKVKGKAAIDVVCNPLGKSGGALIQQFMILTFGSLANSTPYLGGVLLVIVLAWLAAASSLDKQFTALRQEEELEKEMERAAVKIPVVAQEGGGNGSLASDSVLNPTAGDSTGGTKPPRNM is encoded by the exons ATGGAGGGTGTCCTACAAACCAAAgggcttctctctcttccctcaaaTCCCAGAACCAGGGTTTTTCAATCTTCTTTGGGATTAAAGCAGAGATTTTTCtccacaaaacccaaaaccccagcTGGGTTTTCTCTATCCTCCAATGGGTTCCAGAAATTTCCAAGCTTTGTCCCAAAAAATTATGGGGTTGTCCCAAAAGAGAGGAACTTGTTCATCTGCAGGGCTGAGGCTGCAGCTGCTGCTTCACCAGGTGATGGGCAGCCAGCATTTGGGGAACCTGAGAAGCCCAAAGTCTTTGGGATTGAGACTGTGACTTTCAAGAAAATCATCCCACTTGGGTTGATGTTCTTTTGTATTTTGTTCAATTACACAATCCTCAGGGACACAAAGGATGTGTTGGTTGTGACAGCCAAAGGGAGCAGTGCAGAAATTATACCATTTTTGAAGACTTGGGTGAATCTTCCTATGGCTGTTGGGTTTATGCTGCTCTACACAAAACTCTCTAATGTTTTGTCCAAAAAGGCTCTCTTCTACTCTGTTATTCTTCCCTTTATCGCCTTTTTCGGGGCGTTTGGATTCGTCCTGTATCCGCTCAGCGGCTATATCCACCCTGAAGCCCTTGCTGATAGTCTTCTCAACGTTCTTGGCCCGAGATTCCTCGGTCCTCTTGCAATTTTGAGGATTTGGAGCTTTTGTTTGTTCTATGTCATGGCTGAATTGTGGGGGAGTGTGGTGATTTCTGTGCTTTTCTGGGGTTTTGCCAATCAG ATAACTACCGTTGAGGAAGCAAAGAGGTTCTACCCTCTTTTTGGATTGGGAGCGAATGTTGCTTTAATTTTCTCAGGCAGAACAGTTAAGTATTTCTCTAAACTGAGGCAAAATTTGGGTCCTGGAGTTGATGGCTGGGCTATGTCCTTAAGGGGGATGATGAGCATTGTGGTGATGTTGGGGTTCGCTATCTGTGGCCTATACTGGTGGGTAAACGCTTACGTTCCTCTTCCCACCCgtagcaagaagaagaag GAGAAGCCAAAGATGGGGACAATGGAGAGTTTGAAATTTTTGGTGTCTTCACCATACATCCGTGATCTTGCCACTTTGGTGGTTGCATATGGTATCAGTATCAACGTTGTGGAGGTTACATGGAAATCGAAGCTCAAAGCTCAG TTTCCAAGCCCAAATGAGTACTCTTCTTTCATGGGCGACTTCTCAACTGCCACCGGAATAGCAACATTCACAATGATGTTGCTCAGCCAAGTTATATTCGAAAAGTATGGATGGGGAGTTGCTGCAAAGATCACACCTACAGTGCTACTTCTCACTGGAGTTGGTTTCTTCTCTTTGATATTGTTCGGTGGCCCACTTTCACCAGCTATTGCAAGCCTCGGGATGACTCCTCTTCTTGCAGCAGTATATGTGGGTGCTCTGCAAAACATTTTCAGCAAGAGTGCCAAGTACAGCTTGTTTGACCCATGCAAAGAAATGGCATACATTCCCTTGGATGAGGACACCAAG GTTAAAGGAAAGGCGGCCATTGATGTTGTCTGCAACCCATTGGGGAAGTCTGGTGGTGCTCTGATTCAGCAGTTTATGATTTTAACCTTCGGATCACTCGCCAACTCGACACCTTACCTCGGAGGAGTACTACTGGTGATTGTTCTTGCATGGCTGGCAGCAGCCAGTTCCCTAGACAAACAGTTCACTGCACTGCGACAGGAGGAAGAGCTCGAGAAGGAGATGGAAAGAGCGGCAGTTAAGATCCCAGTTGTGGCTCAAGAGGGAGGAGGGAACGGTTCTCTTGCCAGCGACTCAGTGCTGAACCCAACAGCCGGAGACTCAACCGGTGGAACTAAACCTCCGCGCAACATGTAA
- the LOC126612594 gene encoding uncharacterized protein LOC126612594 produces the protein MEGLEVDLKPIFGQPRVEGPANALTPPRQFLFHVHGSTAGPAHLRIHVTDFHSNHWEAVRSVSQLDDLRDSIGIGGSWSEFIDYLVASLKSQDVKLVFDDGCAHAKLIAQKSKGMPRISISLTKLVGTAASEAIANLSLQLFGEFKNLHESYVEEQQRSVELSKLISAEKEKNASIQSQLEQYTRRQKLQRINSSDRADASGLFSNGVNNSPEKRAGRDTNSATANRVVPAYRRAKVRGAVLQDTEDEHK, from the exons ATGGAGGGGTTAGAAGTAGATTTGAAGCCCATATTCGGGCAGCCCAGGGTGGAGGGGCCAGCTAATGCTTTGACTCCGCCGCGGCAGTTCCTGTTCCACGTCCATGGCTCCACCGCTGGTCCTGCGCACCTCAGAATCCATGTCACCGATTTCCACTCCAATCACTGGGAGGCCGTACGGTCCGTCTCCCAGCTCGACGACCTG AGGGACAGCATTGGCATAGGAGGGTCTTGGTCAGAGTTCATAGACTATCTTGTTGCTTCCCTAAAGTCTCAAGACGTAAAGCTTGTTTTCGATGATG GTTGTGCACATGCAAAATTaattgctcaaaaatcaaaaggaatGCCTCGAATTTCCATTTCTCTCACAAAACTTGTGGGTACTGCTGCTAGTGAGGCTATTGCAAATCTATCTCTTCAGCTTTTTGGAGAATTTAAAAACCTCCATGAGTCTTACGTGGAAG aACAACAGCGCTCTGTTGAATTGTCAAAATTGATATCAGCGGAAAAG GAAAAAAATGCTAGTATTCAGAGCCAACTGGAACAGTATACAAGAAGGCAAAAGTTACAAAGGATTAATTCCTCAGATAGAGCAGATGCTTCTGGACTATTCAGTAATGGTGTAAATAATTCTCCAG AGAAACGAGCGGGTCGTGATACCAACTCAGCAACTGCCAATCGGGTTGTGCCTGCATATCGTAG GGCAAAAGTAAGAGGTGCTGTTCTGCAGGATACAGAAGATGAACACAAGTGA